A genomic segment from Nicotiana tabacum cultivar K326 chromosome 9, ASM71507v2, whole genome shotgun sequence encodes:
- the LOC107818275 gene encoding uncharacterized protein LOC107818275: protein MQLIVCVVTCSKKKRFDIHVGLAFHGHREDELSLNKGNFLEILSWYAERCDKIRDLMLKKAPTNDQLTSHKIQKDIIIACKIETVKAIMEDLNGDFFALLVDESCDVSHKEQLAIVLRYVNRYGSVVEHFIGIIHCYDGASSMQGDLRGLKTLIQQESKSAYSINYFVRQIQLTLVAVSKKYLEVGELVLLVFNVLNIMGGSFKCMDDFRESQAEKVQEALEMGELETGRGLNQELGLARAADTRWGSHYKSFKNFISMFGSIIDVLDTIVVDARTLEERAKAKRYLSTCQTFEVAFMLYLMRDALGITNELNTSLQKREQDIANAILLVKVAKKRLQKLREEECDSLIDKVCAFCVKYNILIPNFDDFYVNSGRSRHKVADYTILHHYRADIIFKIIDWQVQELNAHFNEVTTNLLVGVACLNPVDSFSSFDINKILMMAELYPNDFDENIMVTLKNQLETYIVDIRDVDERFLNLQGLVDLSEILVKTKKHLNYPFVFRLVKFALLLPVATATVERTFSAMKLIKNELRNRMDDVFMSGCLIPYVERKIFNTISDETIMNTFQEMKTRRGQL, encoded by the exons ATGCAGCTTATTGTTTGTGTTGTTACTTGTTCCAAAAAGAAGAGATTCGATATTCATGTTG GATTGGCATTCCATGGACATCGTGAAGATGAATTATCATTAAACAAGGGTAACTTTCTTGAGATTCTTTCATGGTATGCAGAGAGGTGCGATAAAATCCGTGATCTTATGTTGAAAAAGGCTCCAACGAATGATCAGTTGACCTCTCATAAAATTCAAAAAGACATTATCATTGCATGTAAAATTGAAACAGTTAAAGCAATTATGGAGGATCTAAATGGAGACTTTTTTGCATTGCTAGTTGATGAATCATGTGATGTATCACACAAAGAGCAATTAGCTATTGTCTTGCGATATGTTAATAGATATGGATCTGTGGTGGAGCATTTTATTGGGATCATTCAT TGCTATGATGGAGCAAGCAGCATGCAAGGGGATTTACGTGGCCTTAAAACTTTGATTCAACAAGAAAGTAAATCTGCTTATTCCATTAATTATTTTGTACGCCAAATTCAATTGACTCTTGTTGCGGTATCCAAAAAGTATCTTGAAGTGGGAGAACTTGTATTATTGGTTTTTAATGTATTGAATATAATGGGAGGTTCTTTTAAATGTATGGATGATTTTCGAGAATCTCAAGCAGAAAAAGTTCAAGAGGCATTAGAGATGGGTGAACTTGAAACTGGTAGGGGTTTGAATCAAGAACTTGGTCTTGCCAGAGCTGCCGATACTCGTTGGGGTTCGCACTACAAATCTTTTAAGAACTTTATTTCTATGTTTGGCTCAATTATTGATGTTCTTGATACTATCGTTGTTGATGCCCGAACTTTAGAAGAAAGAGCTAAGGCAAAGAGATATCTTAGCACTTGTCAAACATTTGAGGTTGCTTTCATGTTGTACCTAATGAGAGATGCTTTGGGAATCACAAATGAGCTTAATACATCCTTACAAAAAAGGGAGCAAGATATTGCAAATGCTATTCTACTTGTTAAAGTTGCAAAGAAACGGTTGCAAAAGCTAAGAGAGGAAGAATGTGATTCACTTATTGATAAGGTGTGTGCATTTTGTGTCAAATATAATATTTTGATACCAAACTTTGATGACTTCTATGTTAACTCTGGAAGATCTCGACATAAAGTTGCTGATTATACTATTTTACATCACTATCGTGCTGATATAATTTTTAAGATTATTGATTGGCAAGTTCAAGAACTCAATGCTCATTTTAATGAGGTGACAACGAACTTGCTTGTTGGAGTAGCTTGCTTAAATCCAGTTGATTCATTTTCCAGTTTTGACATAAACAAGATATTGATGATGGCTGAATTGTATCCTAACGATTTTGATGAGAATATAATGGTTACGCTCAAGAATCAACTTGAAACTTATATTGTTGATATTCGTGATGTTGATGAAAGATTCTTAAATCTACAAGGACTTGTTGATCTTTCTGAAATACTAGTTAAGACAAAGAAGCATTTGAATTATCCATTTGTGTTTCGCCTTGTGAAATTTGCTTTGCTTCTACCAGTTGCCACTGCTACAGTTGAAAGAACTTTCTCGGCGATGAAGTTGATCAAGAATGAATTGCGAAATCGAATGGATGACGTATTCATGAGCGGTTGTTTGATACCTTatgtagaaagaaaaatatttaatacCATTTCTGATGAGACTATTATGAATACGTTTCAGGAAATGAAAACTCGTAGAGGACAGTtgtaa